TTCTCGGACAGCGGGTCTATCTCCAGGTGCCGTTCCAGCTCCGATGCCGCCTCGACGGCCCGGCCGAGGTTGAGCAGCAATTCGCCCATGTGCACGTGCGCCCAGCGGTGGCCCGCCTCGAGCCGGATCGCCCTCGCGAGCAGCGGTTCGGCGCGTTCGTAGTCGCCGAGCTTGAGGTGGTGGCGCCCCAGCAGCCAGTACCCGTCGGCGTTGTCGGGGGCCAGTTCGAGCAACCGCTCGAGCGTGTCGCAAGCCTCGGGACGGCCCATCTGCGCCAGCAGGCGGCCCAGCCCCAGGAGGGCGCCCACGTGGTTCTGGTTCGCCTGGAGGGCCATCTTGAAGCAAGCTTCCGCCTTGTCCCAGGCTTCGAGCTTGAAGTGCGCGCCGCCCATGCGCTCGTAGGCATCGGCCTCCCATGGCCGCAGTTCCACCAGTTTCGTGAACTCCCTGGCGGCGTCCTCGTAGTAGCCGTGGCGCATGAGCAGGTCGCCGAGGCAGCGGTACGAGGACGGATGGTCGGGCTTGACGCGCTTGGCCTCGCGGTAGAGTTGCATGGCCTGGTCGAGGTCGTCGCGCTTCTCGGCGAGGTCGGCCAGGGCCTGCAGGGTCTCGATGTCGCGCGGATCGAGGGCCAGGGCGTTCTGCAACTCGCGGAACGCATCGTCCGACCGGTCCATGTCGGCGAAGTAGATGCCCAGGCCGCGGTAGGCCGGCGCGCAGCGCTCGTCCAGGGACAGCGCGACGCGGTACTCCGCCAGGGCCACCTCCACCTGGCCGGCGCGGTACAGGGCGAAACCGAACAGGCCGTGCGCCTCGGCGTTTTCGCGCAGCAGCGAGATGGCCTCCTTGAGGACCGTGGCGGCCTCGACATAGTGTCCCTGCTCGATGTACTCGCGGCCGGTCGCGAGCTTGTCGGCGGCGCGCAGGTTGGTCGAGAGCGTCGGCTGCGGGCCCGGAATGGCCGGCTGTTGCCAGATGCCGATCTTGCGGTCGTAGATTTCTCGCTTGAGCGGATCGGCGAGGATCTCCACGATCTTCACCATCCTTGCGAATGCGTCGCTCCCGGGGGCCAGCGTCCCGTTGGCTCGCAGCTCGTTGAAGCGGGCACGGATTCGCTCGCTAGGCGCGTCCTGG
The sequence above is a segment of the Candidatus Tanganyikabacteria bacterium genome. Coding sequences within it:
- a CDS encoding tetratricopeptide repeat protein gives rise to the protein MTTFYDMLGVPQDAPSERIRARFNELRANGTLAPGSDAFARMVKIVEILADPLKREIYDRKIGIWQQPAIPGPQPTLSTNLRAADKLATGREYIEQGHYVEAATVLKEAISLLRENAEAHGLFGFALYRAGQVEVALAEYRVALSLDERCAPAYRGLGIYFADMDRSDDAFRELQNALALDPRDIETLQALADLAEKRDDLDQAMQLYREAKRVKPDHPSSYRCLGDLLMRHGYYEDAAREFTKLVELRPWEADAYERMGGAHFKLEAWDKAEACFKMALQANQNHVGALLGLGRLLAQMGRPEACDTLERLLELAPDNADGYWLLGRHHLKLGDYERAEPLLARAIRLEAGHRWAHVHMGELLLNLGRAVEAASELERHLEIDPLSEKGRLLLGDALAQANRLEEAEAAYHFVLSHHPGSAAALFQLGDVLMRRDDHDGAIRTLMQALEAAPDIPETLFRLAQAFAAGGRHREAAARYRRGLDLLPDDREAQCGLASVLMASEQWEEAIRILQKQCQANRDDARAHMDLALALAGAGIHDEAMAHLGRAIDLAPQWPEPYHRLTDLHEQLGAFEDARTVMSRYASAFPQDPVGYYRLGKAYRSQGFDSEAGAAFRRYLRMAPDGPHADEIADWLEQA